Proteins co-encoded in one Astatotilapia calliptera chromosome 18, fAstCal1.2, whole genome shotgun sequence genomic window:
- the pter gene encoding N-acetyltaurine hydrolase yields the protein MSELSGRVQTVLGLVDPDQLGRTMTHEHLTMSFECCFSPPPPGDEAVAENPFQMQHMFWLRQNPYSSPENLLLKQETAAVRDELLAYRRAGGGTIVENTTTGIERDLPTLRQLAKDTGVHIIAGAGYYVDCTHSEATKGMSVEKLTDIIISEVLHGADGTDIRCGVIGEIGTSWPITESETKVLRASAHAQAQLGCPVIIHPGRDHAAPAEIVRILQEAGGDISKTVMSHLDRTILDEGELLEFAKLGSYLEYDLFGTEMLNYPYNLDVDMPSDSQRVKALAFLVKEGYEDKIVIAHDIHTKNRLTKYGGHGYSHILKNIVPKMLTRGISQHQVDKILIDNPKCWLTFK from the exons ATGTCTGAGTTGAGCGGGAGGGTCCAGACCGTGCTGGGTTTAGTAGATCCAGACCAGCTTGGCCGTACTATGACCCACGAGCACCTGACCATGAGCTTCGAGTGCTGCTTCTCGCCCCCTCCCCCAGGAGACGAGGCAGTGGCAGAGAACCCGTTTCAGATGCAGCACATGTTCTGGCTCAGGCAAAACCCGTACAGCTCCCCCGAGAACCTGCTCCTGAAGCAGGAGACCGCCGCTGTGCGGGACGAGCTGCTGGCCTACAGGAGAGCCGGCGGGGGAACGATAGTGGAGAACACCACCACTGGAATCGAACGGGACCTTCCCACCCTCCGACAGCTGGCCAAGGACACCGGGGTCCACATCATTGCAGGTGCAGGGTACTACGTGGACTGCACCCactctgaggccaccaaaggaATGAGTGTGGAGAAG CTTACAGACATCATCATCAGTGAGGTCCTTCACGGCGCTGACGGCACAGACATCCGTTGCGGTGTGATCGGTGAGATCGGCACCAGCTGGCCCATCACGGAGAGCGAGACTAAGGTGCTGCGAGCCTCGGCGCACGCTCAGGCTCAGCTGGGCTGTCCTGTTATCATCCATCCTGGCCGGGATCACGCCGCTCCAGCTGAGATCGTTCGGATACTCCAGGAGGCCGGGGGTGACATCAGCAAAACTGTTATGTCTCACCTAGACAG GACGATATTGGATGAAGGTGAGCTGCTGGAGTTTGCTAAGTTGGGGAGTTACCTGGAGTATGATCTGTTTGGAACTGAGATGCTGAACTATCCGTACAACCTGGACGTGGACATGCCCAGCGACAGCCAGAGAGTGAAAGC CCTGGCGTTTCTGGTGAAGGAGGGCTATGAGGACAAGATCGTGATTGCTCATGACATCCACACCAAGAACCGCCTGACCAAGTACGGCGGCCACGGCTACTCTCACATCCTGAAGAACATCGTGCCAAAGATGCTGACGAGGGGCATATCGCAGCACCAGGTGGACAAGATCCTTATCGACAATCCTAAATGCTGGTTGaccttcaaataa